ATGTTTTCTTTTGCATTGCTTACAcattcactctctctctctctaacgtTATCTGTAGCAGCTCTTCTCTTTAGGATCCTTCCATTCATTCATTCTTCTGAGGAGCCCAAGGTTTGTTCTTTGCTTCACCTTTGTTCTGTCTTGAGTCTTCTTTCACTTGGGTTTTCACTGCATGATACTTACTTTGTGTTTATAAGATTATTTCCATCTGGGTTTTGATCAGAATTATGAGTGAGATGGAGTAGTCATggttttatctttttatattgAAACGGGTCGTGACTGATTTTTAAAACCAGTTTTTGTTTTAGTTCATTTATTCTAGTTTCTAGAGATTGCAAGTTGTCTGTTTGAGCTTTTTCCTCAGGTAGAATGATATCAGAATTTGTGGTTTGCGTATATTGTGATTTAAGACTTCAGTATCGGATTCTGTTCGGTTTATTTGGTTTTGGAGGAACTGATTGCGTTCAGTTTAATTGTAGTTTTTGTTACTGGGGCTAATCGGTCTATTGCGTCTATGGTATTAGTCTTATGGTGTTGATTTAGTAAAACTTATTCTCGCGCCCTTACTAGTAACCTAGGAGTTCAATCCTATTGGGATTGGGGAGTTcattaccaataaaaaataataatagaaggaTCCTGAAGATGAAGTGGGCTTCACAAAATCTCCTTTTAAAAGCATAGCAAGTAGGAGCATCCTGCTTTTCTTGTTACGGGGACTGATGATTGATGAATTTTGAAAAGGACGACTGTAAAAATGGTGGTGGAAACTCTGTAAGTGCTATTGCAGGGGACGTAACCCTGTTTATCTGTGGAGAGTGAAGTTCTTTCAATTTTGACTGCATTACTTTTTGCAGAATTTGTTCTATGAATTTTACTATTAATACTAGAATGTTCTATAGAATCTAAATTTTGTAGATTTAGATATActgcataattttattttttatttgatagaGAGTGCTGTCACTATCTAAGCTTGTGCTTCTGAGTTCTGACTTAATTATTTGCTCTATGTTGTTGTTTCAATTCACTGAATTTGAAAAGAATTTATTATGAGGTGTgactttttagttttaaaaccattttcagaatattctgggGATAGCATAAACAATCTTTTGGAAAGATGGAGATTACTAATGTTTCCGAGTATGAGGCAATTGCAAAGGAGAAATTACCAAAGATGGTTTTTGACTACTATGCATCAGGCGCAGAGGACCAATGGACTCTGAAGGAGAACCGAAATGCGTTCTCAAGGATTTTGTAAGCCATTCTCTTGACAGTGACCccaaaagtagttttttttggTCTAGTctgttgatttgtttttcttttctttccctggTAAGCCATGCTTTTGCTTTGATGTCTATCTTGTACTTgcgtttttcctttttcttttttttttttcccctgaagAGAAATTTGAGTTCATCCTTTTTCCAATTGTAGCATatgttgcatattttgttatttctcTACCTCAAGTTTGTTGTTGGATCTCTTCAATCACAATTTATGTTTGTTTACTGAAAATAGGTTTCGACCTCGTATTCTTATTGATGTGAGCAAGATAGACATGACCACAACTGTTTTGGGCTTCAAAATCTCAATGCCCATTATGATTGCTCCGACTGCCATGCAGAAGATGGCTCACCCTGAAGGTACATACCTGTGCCCCTCTCCAGGAACGTTAAAGAAAAAGGTTCATAAGAGGTTGCTCAGAATTATATCCTGTACTTTACATCTCCAAAATTGCCTTTGCAACTTCACTTTTAAGAAGAGGATCCTAATACAATAGATTTTATCCTCTGctctcatcttttcttttccttttcctttttgtttttgttggcgATTGTTCGGATTGCCTAACACATCTGTCTTATAAGTACATACTATACTGTACCTCTTAGATACTAATAGTTCCAAAGTTATATGGTATGCATTCATTTATTTGCAAAAGATGtgaaataggaaaaaataaaaataaaacaattttgcCCTAAATGAAATTAAACGGTCCTATAATGCAGTTGGAAGTTATTTCACTAATATCTGCTTTTGATTATCTCTATTAGCCTATTATGGATCTCTTATTTCAAATAGAAGGTCAAAGTGTTGTAACTCTGAATcagcattcttttttctttttctttttctttttctttttttttgggtgggggttgCAACCACATGGCCCTTTTAACATTTTGCATTGGAATGGTGTAGCTGCGCTTTCTAGGaacttgtcttttttttttttttttagtgtagaATGCATTAGAATTCTAAAGAGATTATAAGGATCTTTCGCACATTGATGTGGTTGGGTGGGTTGATGTGTAACCTCCCTAGTGTCTATTGGACaagtttttctttattactttttccaaaaaaaaagaactaggATTTTGGGCTGAACTCAATAAAGTAACTCTCATGCAGGAGAGTATGCAACTGCAAGAGCAGCATCCGCAGCTGGCACTATTATGGTATGGTTTCTCACCAAGTTTCTTCAAGTTCTTTGTCTAAATTgaacctaatattttttttgcaattccCTCATAGTTTTGTCTTTGATGTATTGAGATCAATATTTACATGTCTGTCATATTCAATTTATGCATGATTGGTTGTTTAAGACGCTTTCCTCTTGGGCTACTTCCAGTGTTGAAGAGGTCGCTTCAACAGGACCTGGCATTCGCTTCTTCCAACTCTATGTGAGTGAGAGATAATCCCTCACCTTTCTTATTAATCCTTTTGCTAAAATTGCTACTTTTCTTTCTGTGATTGATCTTGGCCTAAATATCATAAAAGATTTATTATGCAAACCTTATAGTTCAGAAAGTCAGATTTAATGGCATATGAATGAAGATAGAATAGTGCATGAATGCCCCTATATTCTCCCATCCGCTCTGGGGCTGTTAACTTCTATCTTTCTTGCTTATTGATACATATTTCTTTTCTGATAAATGTTGTGAGTTTTCTGTTTCATTGCTGATACTTCCCTGTAAATTtcataatggtttcaaaatacAAGTTCTCTATGTTCCAATATAGTGGCCCTCTGACTATTTTTGAAGAGATCACGATGAAAATGCCTTTCTACTTTCTACTTTTGAAGTCATCAATGTTTATTAAGTCATGAAGTGTATAACTTAAGACAGGAATGTGGTGTATAAACATTGATTGCTCTGCTTATTCTTCAGGTGCTTAAAGACAGGAATATGGTTGCACAGCTTGTAAGGAGAGCTGAAAGGGCTGGTTTCAAGGCAATTGCCCTTACCGTGGACACTCCATGGCTCGGCCGCAGGGAGGCTGATATCAAGAACCGGTTAGTGTTCATTCAAAAATACAATTGGGAaataaagaaattgaagactgttaaatcaccacttatcccaaaagtttaagttgattggaaaaagtgaatttaatcatttaattaatattgtaacaCTCTACTCACATGTGGGTTTAAACTCCCTCTATAAGTAGACTCAACTCTTCGAATATTTAACTGCAAATGATGGTAAATTGTGGAGTCAGGATTCGAATTAAAGACTTTttctctgataccatattaaatcactacttattccaaaagtttaagctgataagaatgaatgaatttaaccatttaattaatattttaaggaaaaaaaatatgtataataGTTAGCTAGCTTGTCCCATTATTTATGATACAATAACTAATTCTCCTGTCGaagttacaaaaaaaattaaaccacaagtTTGCTGTGTCATAAGAAACTTAATTTTTTGATGGCTTTTTCTACAGATTTGTTTTGCCACCATATTTGACATTGAAAAACTTTGAGGGATTGGATCTTGGAAAGATGGATAAGGTTGGTGACCTATATGACTTTTTaatatcaaacaaataattttccttttatatacatttttatatattttatttttccatgaTCATGCATGGGGTTAACCTGCAGACCAATGAATCTGGACTAGCTTCATATGTTGCTGGGCAAATTGACCGGTCTCTCAGCTGGAAGGTAAGATGGCTGTTTATACGTAGGATTTCTACTATCTGACAGGAGtgatattttaaataacttCTCATTTATTTGGACAGGATGTGAAGTGGCTTCAGACAATCACTCAGTTACCAATTCTTGTGAAGGGTGTACTTACTGCTGAGGATAGTATGTAAACTGaatccccccctccccccgcaaaaaaaaaaaaaaaaaaaaaaaaaaggaaataaaattctagtaaaaatttccaaaaatctTCTAATTTTGCCCCATATCTTGTGCTACAATACAGCAAGGCTAGCCATACAAGCTGGAGCTGCAGGAATCATCGTGTCCAATCATGGAGCTCGCCAACTTGATTACGTCCCTGCCACTATTATGGCTTTGGAAGAGgtacattgttttttttttttggcatcggCATGATTTTTCACCCTTTCAATTTTCCATCATGAGTTACAAACATATTTAATCATTAAGAGTAGGTGATCCAATTTTATGATGCTTAGTTCTGTAAttcaaaaattgtttgtttttagatgtatttctcacatgtgCCCTGAAGTTGAATACTAGAATTGTAACATTTGCTTCCTTTATAGTCACTATCAAATGTTTTCCAAACTATTCATAAATCTGTTCAGAGATTTTGTTGTCACTGATTGGTGAGCTGTTGAAAACTTTTTGTTGTTTATATTCCTGAATTCTTATCATTCTCCATGCTTAGTTTTTCGCTTACCGTGATATTGTCCGTATGGcagatttgtttttttcttttcctgagGTTGCATTCATTTGAAGCTGACCTTTGTTATGTTCTGATTGGGATGACTTAGGTCGTCAAAGCTGCACAAGGCCGACTTCCTGTTTTTCTGGATGGTGGAGTCCGGCGAGGGACAGATGTCTTTAAAGCATTGGCTCTCGGAGCATCTGGGATATTTGTGAGTAAATAATAGCTTCATGGAAATTATAGTTGCACATAATGATCAATGAGATTATTTCTACTTGCCTCCTGTTTTGAAAGTATCAAGATCTTAGTAGTATACGTTTGGAAGCAGGTGAATTTTTCCTGGAAATTTGCTAGAATTAATGATATGAGAAATGGTCTTGCTTAGCTACTTGTCCATCCATTTGATCCTTCAATCCTTTTTCAGTTTGGAAGACCTGTGTTGTACTCTTTGGCTGCTGAAGGTGAGGCCGGCGTGCGAAAAGTACTTCAGATGCTTCGTGATGAGTTTGAATTAACAATGGCTTTAAGCGGTTGCCGCTCACTCAAAGAGATTACCCGTGACCACATTGTGACTGAATGGGACCGTCCTCATATTGCACCCAGGTTGTAAGATGATGGTGCTGCTGGTGGGAGGTATAAGTTTCAGAAACCTGTATACCATCAGAATAACCTACCCGAGTCCCCACTTGTGATTCAAAAGATATATTTGAAGAGTTCAAACTTCTGTAATGACATCTTTAtggtaattttcatatatggcTGAGCTACTTTTGCATATTCTCTTAACCAGGATActgttttgatttattattgTGCATAACCTCTGCTGAGATTATTAGACTAAAAAAACTATACTCGAGCCGACTAAAAAACTCTCTCAAATCTATAGGAGTGTCCGTTTGGTTCTTTGAGGGCTCGGAAGTTTCCTTTctcctttacttttttttcgtttttctttaattttcatattgggCCTTGTTTATCCTTAAGCAACACCAAATTCTGCAGGAAAATCTCATAATATGGTTAGAGGTTCAAGTTATAGCTTAAACATGCTTCGTCCAGCAGAGGCTTATATACATCCCTTTAAATCCTGGATCGAAATTGGTAATGGGAGACATAAACTCCTAGCCATGCATTGGTTGAGAACGAGAATCCAAACACAACGTTAATGGCGGCACTTAATGCCCTGCAGATGCAGTGCCATAGTTGCAGAATAATTTCGTGTGGGGAAGAACTTGTCTATCAGTAATTGGTGACTCTTAAAAGCCTCGATTGGGTGTGTGATTTTCTTGTATTGTATTCTACTATTCTTTATCATActcaaaattgtgaatatcgagaaaatttgtttatttttttaaaattatgtttggatggtttaaagaacgtgaaataaaattagaaaaagttgataaaattttagtagaatttgaattttaaaaaatacacccAAACATGtttcccaaaaataataatcaaaaaacGTGGGTTACCCTATTTACGTTTAACAGGATCTAAAACctgaaaattttaaatcaaGAGGGGACAATTTAACATAAGGTTTCTTCAGTTTAGGTGGTCGTGCCttaaattgtttgttttcaATTGAACGAAGCAAGCAGTACCCAATCAACTGTTTTATTTCAGCTTCAAAATTCAGTATgcatcaaattttaaatttacttGTAATATTTAAGAATGGTGATCACTCATATTTACCCAAATAAAATATCGGATTTCATACTCCAATTTCAAACTGCATATGTatacttttctttaaaaagataaaaattgaattaaagaaataaaaaaatggacttATTGCCCAAAATGAGCTGGTCTaattaaaacaaacaacaacTAGCTAGTCAAATGATTCAGAACAAAATTTAGCCTTAAACCTCTAAAAGATAGAAGGAAccttcattcatccaaaaaaaaaaaaaaaaaaaagataaaaggaacCATTATTCTCACACAAATTTTTACTGTAACAGGTCAAGCTTCAAACCTTCACCTTTAGAGAGACACCAGTATCCTTAAAAAACCTGTGTATCATCCCTGCAGCCCAACAACACAAAAAAGATTGTCAGCCTACAGACCATGAGAACCCTGACTTGCAAGTAAAAATAGTACACTACTACCTTGCTTGCTTTTCTTCGAGTGTAATCTAACAAGAATACCGAGCTCTCCCTTTTGTGAAGAAAATGAGTGGTGAAATGCAATCTAGCATTGCCTTCCCAATTGGTCTTAGTGTGGTGACCAACACAGCATAGGAAAGTTGCTTGTTGATAGAGGCAGTCTCAAACTCACGTGGAAAGTTAGAAGCCATAGCATTTGAGAGATACGCAATGCTGCTTTGCCACGAATCAACATCAAGTCATTGTTGAATGCAACTTGCATATTCACCAAAAAGCCTGACGATGGGGTGCCTTGTGAATCATTTATCTTCAATGAAGAAGGGTTGCAAAAGATTCTTACAACCAGTCTCATCGCAGTACAACTCATCCCACCACTTTTGGCTTCCCCCAATGCGTTTGAGAGAGAAAGGCAAGTTGGCCATTGAAAACGGCAGCTTCTTTAGCTTCTCACAGTCCCATACATCAACGGATTCTAATGAATTACAAACTAGTGCCCTTTTAG
This DNA window, taken from Alnus glutinosa chromosome 5, dhAlnGlut1.1, whole genome shotgun sequence, encodes the following:
- the LOC133868717 gene encoding glycolate oxidase-like, which gives rise to MEITNVSEYEAIAKEKLPKMVFDYYASGAEDQWTLKENRNAFSRILFRPRILIDVSKIDMTTTVLGFKISMPIMIAPTAMQKMAHPEGEYATARAASAAGTIMTLSSWATSSVEEVASTGPGIRFFQLYVLKDRNMVAQLVRRAERAGFKAIALTVDTPWLGRREADIKNRFVLPPYLTLKNFEGLDLGKMDKTNESGLASYVAGQIDRSLSWKDVKWLQTITQLPILVKGVLTAEDTRLAIQAGAAGIIVSNHGARQLDYVPATIMALEEVVKAAQGRLPVFLDGGVRRGTDVFKALALGASGIFFGRPVLYSLAAEGEAGVRKVLQMLRDEFELTMALSGCRSLKEITRDHIVTEWDRPHIAPRL